The proteins below are encoded in one region of Triticum aestivum cultivar Chinese Spring chromosome 1B, IWGSC CS RefSeq v2.1, whole genome shotgun sequence:
- the LOC123106576 gene encoding co-chaperone protein p23-1: MSRHPSTKWAQRLDKVYLTIELPDAKDVKLNLRPDGHFNFSAKAPADGMQYELDLELFDAVSVEESQAAVAPRAICYLVKKAEAKWWPRLLKKEGRPPVFLKVDWDKWQDEDDEDAGFGDFGDMDFSKLDMGGGDDDDDDEIEEDDDEDNVVDSANKGDVDAETEPGSKGGEAPSAAGAEAKP, encoded by the exons ATGAG TCGCCACCCGAGCACCAAGTGGGCGCAGAGGCTGGACAAGGTTTACCTGACGATTGAGCTGCCCGACGCCAAGGATGTGAAGCTCAACTTGAGGCCTGATGGCCATTTCAACTTCTCGGCAAAGGCCCCTGCTGATGGCATGCAGTATGAGCTTGACCTTGAGCTCTTTGATGCTGTCAGCGTTGAG GAGAGCCAAGCGGCTGTTGCCCCGAGGGCTATATGCTACCTTGTCAAGAAAGCTGAGGCCAAGTGGTGGCCTAGGCTGCTCAAGAAGGAAGGCAGGCCGCCTGTGTTCCTCAAGGTTGACTGGGATAAATGGCAAGATGAGGATGATGAAGACGCTGGAT TTGGTGACTTTGGTGATATGGACTTCTCG AAGCTGGACATGGGaggtggtgatgacgatgatgatgatgagattgaggaggatgatgatgaagacaatGTGGTCGACAGTGCTAACAAAG GTGATGTAGATGCTGAGACAGAGCCGGGGAGCAAGGGAGGGGAAGCTCCATCAGCTGCTGGTGCAGAAGCAAAGCCATAA